The Mobula hypostoma chromosome 1, sMobHyp1.1, whole genome shotgun sequence genome includes the window AGGTCAGTAGAAAAGAATATGCTAGTCATCCATTGGTCTCCCTTGGTTTCATGTAGTTCTTTGCATGatggaaggaggccattcagccactGAGCCTGAGATCAATCTCAAAGCAATTCCGTTCCGCACTTACATCCATCACTACAGATTCCTGACATCTGGGCCATgacatcttcttgcagctaccattgggccggaggtacagaagcctgaagccccatACCACCATgtttaagaacagctacttcccttcaagcTTTCCATTCTCAAATCAACTAGCTCAACCCTAATCATTACTTCAGTATAGCAACATTATGACCACTTTGACTACTTTCACTACTATGGATTTTATTTGttggttctaattgtgttcttttttgtCTAATTGATGTTTTGCTTGGAAATGTTGTGTCTCTgatactatgtgcctgtgatactcctgcaagtaagtttttcattcctCTAAGttgaggaccacaaccttgtcatagggtttggaggcttgtgtcccTCAGTAACCCTGAgacctatgttggctggagtcagggccttgtgctttggctcttggcatgGTCACTCTTGCCggtcaggtcaaagggtagaggccagactaagagtggtccaccggtcctacaggttcaggggtttagctcagggctaacaacactgTCTGGCCAAAAAAGtttttacagaaacagcaatgaagaatccttctacatctgtgtgcaatTGAAGagcctgaaccacacctggggcacagtGAGAAAATGGCCAAGGACAGATAGAGGTAGAGGACATCTTTTGCTGCGCTGAGTGCCAGTGGCACAATGGGCAATAAGTAGGTTTTCATTGCATCTACTGTATGcatccatgtacttgtgcatatgacagtaaacttgatttTGACATTCCCACCTATTTTCTCTTACACACCTGTTAACTCATCCCAAATTCTACCACCATACAGCACACAAGGGGTTATTTACAAACACCAATTAGCATGTGATATAGGAGAAATGAAAGCAGCTGGGTGAAACCCACACAGATATGGGACaaatgtgcaaacttcacactgacagcaccagaggtcaagaGTCAACTGGGTTGCTGGAATTTGAGAGAGTAGGTGCACCATTTACTGCACCTCCATGCTGCCTCATTGCAATAAGCAGAGCtggtgtggaaggagaaacatcaGAGCAAAAAGACTAAAACGTGAAAGGATTGGAAGGAAAGGATCGGCTGTGATTTCTATGGTCAAGAAATCCCCAAACACTAGCTggtagtttattttatttttactggCAGCGAgtggattttttaaaataatagcaGGTGCTGGGTAGGGGAGATTTAAGTTATGTAACTATCTCCTTAAATGAATAGGTTTGCACTGGAGTTTAGCAAACATTGCAAGGCTCATTGTTAAAACAGATTTGGATGCAGGTGATAAACACaagtaattctgcagatgctggaaatccaaagcaacacaccccaaattctggagggactcagctggttaggcagcatccatggaaatgaacaaactgttGACGTTTTGAGCTAAGCCCCTTCTTCAGAAGCCTTTTCTATGCAATAAGGAGGTATAACTGCGAGGTACAATGCTCAACAGACAATGGAACGTAACTGGCACCAACTCTTGTTTATCTGAGAGCAGGCAGTGAATGAATATTGGGCAGGAGGCCATCTTGTATAGTCCTTGTATAGAATCATAGCCCATAATTGGGTACTTTATACTTTGGAGTCGCAGGGCAGAAATTAATGTAGCATCTCTGACTAACTTCTCATTCACTTTCATCATTCTCCTCCAGAGTACTTAGTGTTTTCCTACTCTGCACGGCACAATAACAGGTCTTTGTGTGCAATGGCTCACTGGTTGGAAGGTCAAatggagtcttgcatgagggaAATATCAGGAAGGATCCTCTAAGATCTTGGAAAGGATACAAAGGACGTTCACTGAAAGAGTACCAGGAGTGAGGGAATTCAGTTCTGTGGAGGGAATGGAGAAAGTGTGGTTGTCTCCACAGGGAAAAAAAACCTGACAAAATCCTTCAAAATTATGAGCAATTTAGATAAAGTAACTGAAGAAAGACTGATTCTACTTGCAGAGGAAACAAAGGGTGCTGTTTTAGTTGAATTAGAAAAGGAACAAGAGGGAGAATAAAGAGAATTATCCTCCCTGAGTGAACTATTGCGATAGGGACTGTAATGCCTGAaagtcactctccctccccctaccctttcattctggcttctgccctcttcctttccagtcctgatgaagggtcttagcctgaaatgttgattgtttcccctccatatatgctgcctgacctgctgcgtttctccagcattttgtgtgtgttgatatagTAGATTCAATACGGGATTGGATATTGAGATTAGAGAAGAAAGTATTTCTCAATTATACAAAAGAGCAGAGAAGTGTGACCGTATGAATGGTCCTTTAAAAGAGCCAGCTGAAAAAATCTGTGAAGAAAGTCTGGTTACTTACCATTTTGTTTATGTTTCTTTATTCTTTCATAACTTCGGTAGATCATTACAAGAACTAGTGCTTCTGTAAGCTGAAATACCAAGAAGATTATTGGAAATAAATAAAGAGCACCAATCTCCTCTTGAGAGAAAGTAACTTTCAGGATGGTGGAACAGAGCTGAATGTTTTGGAATCCAGTTTCCATAGAAACTGTCCGTGTGCACCTGTAAAAGCAGAGGAGACAGGTTGAAAGTGGGTttcaatttacttattttatttattgagatacagcatggaataggcctttccagcctttGAGCTGCGTCACCCAGCAACGCCCCCcgcccccgatttaatcctagcctaatcagggggcaatttacaatgcccagttaacctaccaaccggtacgtctttgggctgtggaaggaatctggagcatgtggaggaaacccatgccatcATAAGAAcgtggaagcacatgataaaataggccaaaatcagcatggtgaCCTTGGGGGGAAATATTTCCTGataaaatctgttggaattctttgagaaaataacaagcaggatagacaaaagagagtcagaaGATGGTGTATATTTAgaattttagaaggcctttgacaaggagctgcacatgaagctgcttaacaagagcccatggtattacaggaaagatactagcatggatagaaaattagctgactggcaggaggcagaaaatGGGAATGAacggggccttttctagttggctacagggtcactagtggtgttccacgggagttggtgttgggactacttcctttcatgttatatgttactGATTTGGAtaatgcaattgatggctttgtggccaaatttgtagatgatacaaagatagatggaggggcaggtagtgttgaggaagcagggaaactGCAGAGATGGACTtagacagactgggagaatggacaaggaagagacagatggaatatagtgtggggaaGAGTCTGGTGTCATACACTTTGCTATAAAGGCACagtctattttccaaatgggaaaAGAAATTCTAAAGTCAGAGGTGAAAGGGGACTTAGGAGattttgtacaggattccctaaaggttaacttgcagattgagtcagtggtaatatagccaaatgcaatgtttgtattcatttcaagaggactagaatataaaagatacAATGCTTGGTGttaagctgaggctttataagacattggtcagaccactcttggtgtattgtgagcaattttggcccctttatctaagaaaaggtatgCTGActatggagagggtccagagaatgttcatgagaatgattcggggaaagaaaaggttaacatatgaagaacgtttgatggctctgagcctatactcagtggagtttagaagaatgacgggtggggggaatttcaatgagattctcccccctcattattctaaaccattgaatattgaaaggccaagatagagtggatgtggagaggatttttcctatatgGGGAAGcttaggaccagagggtgcagcctcagaaaacaacgatgtccattttgaacagagatgaggagaaatttctttagccagattgttgtgaatctgtggaattcattgccaccgatgattgtggaggccaagtcaattggtatatttaaatcagaggttgacaggttcttgattagtcagggcattcaAGTTTATCGggggaaggctggagaatggggttgagaaggatcataaatcagtcacgatggaatggcagagcagactcaatgatctgaatggcctaattcttctccgcTTTCCTATGGTCTTACCTGTAAACACAGCTGTAAGATTATGATTCAGTTTAGGGTTAGTCCCCTTGTGGACCTATCGATAGTTGTGCTTATTGTAGAAACCTTTAAAAATGATTGTGAAGTTAATTGGCAACTATAAATCTCCCCTGGTGTAGGTGGGTTGagagttgatgggcatgtgagaaTGAGAGCAGATTGTAGGAAAATAGTTGGGGCTAGGATGGGTGGAATTGTTCTGTCGACCAGCATTGATttaatggactgaatagcctccttctgtattataatgaaatatgaaaaattagtctctttttttttaaaagagtcaaGAACTCTCTCCATCATCAGGTGCTCAGAATTTCCCTTGGTGATATTAACAGCCCTGTGAAATTTCCGTATGAATTCTAGCATGTAATGGCTTTAATCTTATGGCTGGGTATATTTCTTTAAGAtgatctttggaaagctgaaccacaccgcatccaatttctcatccaggcagtgtacgatgtgcttccaagcccatcaaacctgcacacatggggcaaggcagagtcacctgcgtgcccactgtgctccaagtgaggaaccctggagcacatcctcagcggctgcgcaagggcacttggtgagggacagtacaggtggaggcatgatcaggtcctgaagaccattgctgaagccgtcagcacaggagttgagtgggtgaagtggtcccgaccctccaagcagaccattgcctttgtcagagctggggagcagccaatacctgccaaaagaacatctgcaggcatcctgacctctgcaagggactggcagctgttggtggacctcgaacggcagctgaagttccccaaccatatcgcagccaccaccctgcgaccagacattgtcctactgtctgagtctactaagcaagtggtgctgctggagctgacagtcccatgggaagatagcttggaacaggcctttgaaaggaagctctccaagtatgcaggactggtcagcaactgtcagcaggctggatggagagcgaggtgtctgcCAGTGGAGGTTGgctgtaggggattcatagcctgttctttagttagggccttcagcattttgggtatcgagggagagaggaagaggagagccatccgcagtaccgcCGACGCGGCAGAGAggacctcaagatggctgtggctcagaagaagggagccatggagtcatacgtagctagccatctggacacaagctggggtctgatcagccccggctgggtcacctggaggaggttgtatgatgttgaaagacccgaaacacccgatgattccaggaacatcactgaagatgtgtccagaagcatcagtagatgtatataCACAACAGTAAGAATGTAGTAATACCCTTAATACGTACTTTTACTCTAATTCCTACCACACTTATCTGCGTGCAAAATCAAGTTTACTCTTTGATTGTAGAATCATAAAGAGAGGTACTGAAGACAAGTATTTTGATTGTTATGACAGAACTACTTGTACTCCAATAAATCACGTTACCTTTTAGATAATCTGCATAAACTTGAAAGGGCATATCCTAAAGTGTATCCAACAGCAGGCATCAGTGCTGTGGTGACAATGAGGCGAGGGATGAAAATAGTCCACAAAGTAGCCCCAATCAATGTTACTGACAAGATGACAATTATTATTGCAGCAATGAGAAAAATGAACAGGCCAGTCTGAAAGAGAAACACGTGAGATTATTACAATAAAATACAATCTGTCAATGGCTCAGAAATCGGGAGTGCACTTCAGTGGCTGTTAGCCACAGGGTGTCCCTGTATTCAACTCAACTGAGTACTCAAACTTCACTGAAGTCATATTTGGAATTTCTACAGAGGGTCACAGTTGCAAGAatgaaaatttaattttaaaagtgTTGGTGATACTAGCGAGTAATCATATAACTCTTCTGGGTGCTACCTTATCTATTTATTTCAAATTTATTAATGGTGCCATTGGAATAGAACCGAGCAATTGTCCGAAATGCCCACTAGTATTATCAGCAGGAATTTCTTGCTTAATGCTCTCCCGAGAACGGATTTAGTCCATGTGGTGGTTTTAACGTGATAAAATCATTGATCCTCAAAATATTGTTTTTAAAAGTTTGTTCAAATTTATATTCTTGATCTTCTCCTTCGAAGGAGGGACTAGTGCATTGCATCTCATCATATACTCTTTCTTTGAGAAAAGTATGGGAACACATATCATCCATGCTTAATTTGAGAATGCAGTGATGCATCTTATTATATCTTGAATTGTAATGATTATTTAAAAGTGGAAAGAATCTAGAGCGATCTACCTTCAGTGCCGGAAAGCTTTTATTTTGACAACAACAATTTTGGCAATTACAGCCTctattattgttttccttttgtacATACTGTAggtgtggaatgatctgtctggatgacatGTAAACaagaacttttcactgtatctctgcaCATGCGACGGTGAAATAATCCAATTACCAATGATATCCATTACAAATTGACAGTTCAGTTAAATGCAGCAGTCTCTATTATAAAACAGGGAAGTTcaatattttattatttaatcAAGAACACCACCACCAAATTCATGGGACTGATGATTAAGGGCAGAGGTAAATTGTATATTAAGAACTCAAGGAATGAACACAAATAGCATAAAAGTAAAAGTACATAGTGAACAGTTAAAGTATGGTTGCAAACTGCAACTTTTCCAGGGTTGAGCTAGGACATCATTATGCCTAAAATCTGATCCAAATTCCGTAGcctccaagagggccacaaccttgtcgtggcttGAAGGCTTGAGTGCCTcaaagctgtgttggctggatcagggctttatgctttatcccttggtagggtcatccatggtaaacaggtcaaagggtagaggccagaataagCGTGGTCTACGGGTCCTCCAGATTTGGGGTTTaagctcaggactaacaatcctgactgataaaacaaaatgattatggaaacagtaatgaagGATCCTTTTACATCTGAATGCGATAGGGTTTCCACGTCTCCAAATGGGGCTTGCATGACTAACagcgaaaactgagaggaagctactgacatgatgaagggtgCCGTGAATTCTAGCAGAGATAGagaactttcattgctgccctaaacgccagtggcataaGGGCAATAACCACAAATTCCATACACAAGAAGTGGAGGAGTGTTTGCTTTAAGTTTTGGAAGTGGCTAAAATTTTGACATTTTATATCCTATGAAACATAAACACAGGTTAAATAGTGGGTTTAAAATTAACAAAGTTTTCTTTGCAAAGTTGAAAACAATTCTCTTAGTCAATACTCTGTCAATGGAGTGTTAGCTTTGGCTATATCTTtgtaccttgctcaaggagatGGCTACCTACACCCATACAGACAGACATAGCTGTATTTAATTAAATTCCTTGCCTACAGTTATCTAGGAAGAAGCTCTGTTTGGCTGGAAGGAGGGGAAAGGAAAGTGGAATTTCCAATCTATACTTTTAGTTTTTGTACTTCTCAGGATTCAGACATTACCAGCAAGACCAGCATTTACTGGCCCACTCCAACTGCCtttgagaagttgttttcttgaacctcctttggTGAAGATGCTCCCTAGTGCTATTGAGTAGGGAGTTCCGGGATTTATCACCATAaatgaaggaacagcaatataCAGCATTTCCAGATCAGGATGATGTGTGGCCATAAGGGAACATGACATTCTCATGCACCTTTGGTGATTTCCCTCGAGTTGAAAGTTGTTAGGGAGGTGCTGCTTGATCGGCATGGGTGAGAAACTGCAGTGCAATTTGTAAACAGTATACAAGGCATAAAGGATATCCCGATTCAAAGAACATATATATTAGCAACACACATTATTAGCACTTTAGTTTCCTAGAACTGTCTAAGAAAATAATTCTAATTGTAATTCAAAATGTACAaagtataaaaaaaaatcaataagtaTCCGGGAATGGgtggactattatttagatggggacagAATTCGAAAGTCAGAGAtgaaaagggacttaggagtccttgcgcATGACCTCCAGGTTGATTCGGTGGTGctgaaggtgaatgcaatgttggcattcttttctagaggtatagaacataagagcagggatgtgatgttgagacttggagtattgtgtgcagttttgggctccttattttagaaaggatatattgacattggagagggttcagagaagattcacgagaatgattccaggaatgaaaggtttactgtatgaggaacatctggcagttcttgggttgtattccctggagttcaggagaatgagggcggatctcatagaaacattccgaatgttaaaaggcctgaacagattagatatggcaaagttatttcccatggtaggggagtctaggacaagagggcatgacttctggattgaaagatgtccatttagaacagagatacggagaaattactttggtcagagggtggtaaatctgtggaatttgttgccacgagcggctgtggaggcaaagtcattgggtgcatttaaggcagagatagataggttcttgattagccagggtatcaaagggtatagggagaaggcaggagagtggggatgactggaagaattggatcagcccatgattgaatggtggagcagactcagcaggctgaatggcctccttctgctcctgtatcttatgatcttatggaactTGTATCACCTTTAAAAGAGCTTGGAAGGATACTAGGGCCTTAGAAAAGTTCCACTATTGTTTCATTGGGATGCTGTGTGAcgtgtacactcagtgaccactttattaggtacaggaggtatattTCTGTATGTTCCTGGTCTTTTGCTGCGggagcccatcctcttcaaggtttgacatgtgtgcTCAGAGATATTCTTTTGTACATCActgttataatgtgtggttatttgaattactgtcaccttcgtgtgagcttgaaccaatctggccattttgctccgacctctctcactaacaaggcatttttgcacacagagctgccactcactggatgtttactGTTttacgcaccattctctgtaatctctgaagatttttgtgtgtgaaaatcccaggagatcagcagtttcagagacaCTGTACTCAAATCACctcatctggcactaacaatctttcaatggtcaatgtcacttagatcacatttcttccccattctgatgtttggtctgaacagcagctgaacttctcgaccatgtctgcatgtttttatgcattgagttgctgccacatgattggttgatttagatatttgctttaaagagaaggtttacctaataaagtagccactgagtgtagaattagtaaagtaacaaaagaaaataTGAACTCATTATTTAGAACACCACCAATTACAATGTGATTTAATAGATCtggaaaagattaaaaatatAAACGTTTCCAGTAGATGAGATATCAGTAATTAGTTGTTACACTTAGGGCAGAGAGTAGCAGAATCTCCTTCACAGGGAACCATATGAACAAAAGGAACTATACAAACATTCAAGACAGTTTAGGGTAAGTAAATGAATGGGAATGGACTAAAGAGATTTGGTAAGAGGGTGTTTAAAATGAGCAGATCGATTAATGTGCATTGAAATACCAAAGCAGACTGTTTGAGCTGTCTGCTCTTGCTCTGTGCCACATGTTTTGTGCACTTTGTACAGCTGCATGCATGGGAAGATGACGGGGCGGTGGGTTAAGGGCTTTGGAGTAAACTGAGTCACATGCACCAGGAAATCTGATGAGGACCACAGGAAAGTTCAATTGAAAGGCTTTTAAAAGAATATAAATTTAAGTGTTAAAAATGGCAATATCCTACCTTGGTTATGACCTTTGAATACTTTGGATACCTGTGATTGAGAAAGATGCCAATACTGCAAGGAATGAGTGTTGAGACGAGGGTTAAAATAATTTTTCTGTATGGCACTTTATTAACCAATGACAGGCCCTTGCAATAGAGATAAAGAAGGAGGGGCATCATGCCAAGTGCCAACGTTGTAGAGCATGTGGTCATCACAATACTGCAaggaaataacaacagaaaagcCTTAGCAAAGATCAAGAATAAGCAATTAATTGTTACTTGTAAAAGACAATGATACTGATTTGAGCGATGGTGAGTTAAATGTATCTCCTCACTGATCATGGTTACAGGTTTTCCTTGTAAATCCTATTTGATACCAGAGAGTGGATTTAAAACCAGCCTATATTTGTGAGGTGATTTTAAGTCAGTCCACCAGTGTACTTTAAGTTTTCTCCAAATGTCATCCATGTAGACACCATGACATCTACAGCACTGCAGCACAACTAGCAGAGGCCCTACCTCTCAGCATCTGAGTTCTTTCCAGACCCATGACATTGTCTCtacagagtttgtatattctccctgtgactgcatggatttctccagttttcttccacacCCCTAGGACATGCAGGTTCATAAATTAATAGGCATGGTAGATTGCACCTAGTGTATAGGTGAGCGGCAGAATCTGGGAGCAGGTGATCAGAATGTGGTGAGAACAGAATGAAACGAGTGTATGATTATTGTGTATTTAGGTAATTGATGATTGGCACAGACTTAGAGAGCTccagggcctgttcccatgctgtatgactctacgaCATCTGACAGCATGCTTTTATTGGGGTGAGGGGCTACCTACTTAGCAAAGCAGTTAAAGAAGAAGCCAAGATTCCTAAGGGCAACATTTCAATTGGTCTTTCTGAGATCAGCAACTCCAGTCCACACAAGGGAATCTGAGTCTCCACTGAGCCAATGGAAGGAGACTTATGTATTTACAATCTAAGTACTTTGATGAGGAAGCTAAAGATTATTAGGGTGAAAATACTTTCAGAGGTGTTGCTAAACTAAGTTCTTGCTTTCCCAAATGAGTAGTACGAGAGTGTACCAGATGAATAGTAGAATCTAGGCAGAACAAAAGGGGATTAGTTTAAGTGGATGCTTATTGAATGCAATAAGTTTACATGGGCAGTTTCCACAGTGGGTGTGGACATTGGAATTTCGAATGGGAATATCAATGAGAAGCTGAATGAATCACTGTAACATGAGGGTAGAATTACATTTGTGCACCTGATCTGATTGCATGTCCCTTTTTCTATTTCACACAGAGACCATGCATGCGCCTAAATTTTATGTGTGATACAGCGGGCAATAGACTACAAAGGCAAGCAATTTCTCAAGGCACTGAGTGATAATTGAATGCTTTAGTACTTGGTGAGTAATGCTGCTAAATGTGCAGTTATATTGACTATCTAACTGTCATTAAATGCTGCCTTGAATAAATCTTCCAAGGTTTAAATAACCTTGAAAATACATATTTGGCATTGGTTTTGAGTTGTGGAAAGGCAAATATTTCTTCTTTTATACAGCGATAGTGCTAGCaatcaaaataattaaaaatctgtTGTTGAGGTGTCAGGGACTATGTCAAGCTGCTATAAATTTATAAATAATACAAGAAAGGCTGACTTTTTAAAAGAGAAGTAGCTTCATTTCAATCTGCCAAAGGGTctgtgacctgaaatgttaaccctgTTTCTTTTACCACAGGTACCAGCTAACGTGCTGAGattttttccaacattttctgtttttacttcagattccagcatctgtgggttTTGTATTTTCATTCAGAACTTAAACGGATGAAAGCAGCCTTTAGCGAAAGCACTGTTTTCTTTCACACAGTAACTTTTTAACAGTGGTTTGCTTTTGCCAAAGATCATTTATGTGCCCCTGAAACTCCAGAAAGAGTTGGGTTCTATTGACCAAGTCaaatcgagtttattgtcatactcACAAGTATGGTGAGACAG containing:
- the slc10a1 gene encoding hepatic sodium/bile acid cotransporter — encoded protein: MNITGMEHFQAEVSNGNSTPGINATLEWRYGAMGKLTDLAISITSIIILFITMISLGCTMEISRIKEYILKPKAVLIALFSQYGIMPLTAFSLSKIFRLSSIEALSVLICGCCPGGTLSNIFSLAVDGDMNLSIVMTTCSTTLALGMMPLLLYLYCKGLSLVNKVPYRKIILTLVSTLIPCSIGIFLNHRYPKYSKVITKTGLFIFLIAAIIIVILSVTLIGATLWTIFIPRLIVTTALMPAVGYTLGYALSSLCRLSKRCTRTVSMETGFQNIQLCSTILKVTFSQEEIGALYLFPIIFLVFQLTEALVLVMIYRSYERIKKHKQNDTKMICLTLENTTDHLTLPEPDRPRDSAVILKHNMEH